Sequence from the Saccopteryx bilineata isolate mSacBil1 chromosome 6, mSacBil1_pri_phased_curated, whole genome shotgun sequence genome:
gcttcggaaaatacaaaaaattaaaaaaaacccaaaaaacaaaacaaaacacttcaaCCAGAAAAAATCCAACTACTTCCAAGTAAGGCTTCCTGCTCCACATAAGTCACTGCTAGCAGTCAAAGTGTTCACCCTCACCTATTCTGGAGGAGAGGGAACCCAGTGACCACCTGCTGTGGGTGAACACCCCACCTCTAAATAGGCTCCTGCTGGGCCCCAGGAGCTGATGGAGCAGCATTCCCATACAACCTCCCAAATGGGTCAGAACAACTTCCCCTGGAGGAAGCCCAGATCCAGAAGATTCTGCTCACAAACAGCAACAaccttttttcctaaaaaaaaagactagcctACCCTTGTCTTGGAAGCACACAGAAAATCCTCATGAAATTTGACATGAATTCTCTAAGTCATTGTTTTAGTAGTAATTCTTTGCTTTCTGCCCTTAGTCCCACATTCCTGCTCGTTTGGGACAGAAGCTCATGGATGCATCATACCTGCGAATCCGTTGGGCTTCATTCCTGGTGATGACAGTGTCAGTGATGCACCGGCCACACTTGGTAGGGGAGCAACCTGGAGAGAGAGGTACCAGGGTGAGGTCAACCCGGCAACAACAAAGCCCAACAACAGAGCCTGTGGGTGGCCCTCCCCAGGGACAACGGGATCTTGTGAGATGGGGCCTTGCCATGCACAGGATTCAGGGGACCACTTTGGCAAATAAAATAAGGAATACCCAGTTAgctttgaatttcagataagcaaGGATGACTTTGCACGTGAGTGCATCCCATCATCTCACTGGTGGGCCATGTTTCTGGAGGCCTGGCACCAGGCAGGCCCTTGGAAACACCTGGCACTCTGAAGACCCAGTATTCCCAAGTACCTGTCAGGAAGTCACTCCTGCATGACCAAAGCTCTGCTTATGATGCTAGTTTCTATCCTACCCCAGAGCCCTACAACTGATACTGACAAAGTGCtcaccaccctctccttcctctgccgCTCTGTACCTGGGACCCGCAAATGCTCAGAGGGAGAAAGCTGGAGAAACCCAGATGAGGATGGGCCCAGGGTGAGGTGGATGGGGCTAGGATGAGGTAGCGCATCAAAGGCAATGAGCTCAACAAGCTCCTTGTGTTTGTTAGGAAGGATAGGCTGGCTATCCCACACCAGATGGCCATGTGGCACATCCTAGCTTGTAAGAAAAGACCCTGCACAAACGGcagttaacttcagagcaggggttacttggagacaagagatcttggagtgtgttaaccataacaggagactggcctggggttacttgaatgcaagtacacaggattcttggaggaatgccttcaAGAACCAGATGCcctttatgattgataagctctgagactctgactcttctcaTGTCCATGATCATGAAGGACACAGTAGGCAGGGTTGGGATGAAACGGATGGGGaaaaaggcttttgtagctttctagttttatctgctgagctatggctcttggaactcaataaatatgcagtggcgcagtttctCAGAGCTGATTCCACCTAAGAGTTTCAGCCTCTGCTCTACTACTTTCATctgatgtgtcttattccttgcGAGTCCCATAACACTAGCTGATGAGCTGGAGTCTTGGGACACTCTCAGGATAGGCTGGGCTGGCTGACCTCTAGCTTTTcgccttttcctcttcttccagtCTGTAATGTGAGCCCAGTGTCCTGGAACCACATGAGCCTCACACTGAGTGGGAGCACCAAGGAGTTCAGATGTAGATAAGCTCCAAGGATGCCGGGCTGGCCTGGAGTACCTATCACTAGGCCTTGTCTTGTGGGGAAATAAACTTCAACTTGGGGGTCATTGGGGAAAGGATGCCTCAGTTCCATGGGACTAAATATAATCCTAAGATTCTAGCAATGTGCAGATTCTACATGCCTCCTTCAGTACCTGATGAATGGAGGGGACAGAAATCCATGAGGATCAGAGGGTTTGATGACTCAAAGGCTTGGCATAGGAGAAATATACAGAACTCTGTGTGTCACTGTTGGGAAACATACATTTTCCCAAGTACATGTGAGACATTAACAGAGAAAGTCTGAACCAAGATCCAAGTATTGCTAGCATACAGATTATACAATATGGCTACAATGCAATTAGTttagaaatcaatttttaaaaagagagaaccaaAATCCCatgaatttagaatttaaaaaaccaGTAGCCACATAGCATGTTCAATGTGAACAAGGTCAAGAGCACAAGAGCATAATCTGGGTGACAGAGTAAGTTGTGAACAGTTGACAACATCAGTGCACATACATGAGTGTGTGTTTCACAAACACACAGTAACACACACCATGTGGACACACACCCAGGCGGGGGACCCTAGCTCATCAGGAGCCCCCTGCTAGGACTGGAGGCCCCCCACAGTATGAAAAGCCTCTACTTGTTTCTGTCACCTAAGGGAGGAAAGAGCCAAGGAAGAGCAACTCGAGAGGCTTTAAAATACACTTcagctcttttaaaaattgtggtaaaatataaataatacaaaccTTACTGCTTTAACCATTAAGTGTCCAATTCAGTGCACTTagcacattcacactgttgtgtgATGATCACCCCATCCATCTCCTGAACTTTGTCATATTCCCAAACTGATAATCCATTCCCGTGAAACACAAACTGCTCCTCAATTTCCCCCATTTCAACTATTTTTAATGTTgagatagatacatatatatatattttagtgagagagcgcaagagacagagacagaaaaggagagagatgagaagcattaactcatagttgctgcattcttagttgttcattgattgcttttttatatgtgccttgaggggggcgtgcctccagctgagccagtgtccccttgctcaagccaggaacctttggcttcaagccttTGGgcacaaaccagtgaccatgaggtcatgtctattatcccatgctcaagccagcaactctgcattcaagctggtgagcctgctctcaagccagtgaccttggggttttgaacctgggtcctcagtgtcccaggtccacactctatccactgtgccaccacctggtcaggttaatgTCGATCAATTATTAAATGGGTAAGAAGAAAACTTTTCTTTAGTTCCAaccactgaaaaatattttcctgaacACTGGGACTTTAGAGGGGAAAAGCCACCTAAGACAGTGCCAACCACAGAGCAGGCTCCTTCCCTGATGGCTGTGGCTCTAGGGGTGAAGCACTGGTTCCAAGGAATGGGCCTGCCCAGCAAACTGCATGCGTCCTTCTACTGAAATTCTCTGAGCATCTCAACAGTGCCGCTTAGTGGGAGGACTTGGCAACTCTTCTTGATTCAAGTTCAAAGCATCActctgaataaaaaaaactgaattctGCCTGTAAAACTAGGTCGCTCAGGGTAGGTTTTTCAAACTGAGAAAGAACCCAGGAAGCAGAGAACTTGTGGGAAAATATAGCAGCCAGAGAAGGCCCAAGTTCCGTGCGTTCCCCAGAGTGCTGAACTCCGCTAGCCCTCCCCCTGACGGTTCCTCCTCACACAACCTGCTGCCTTTCGCCAGACCGCTGACCGCACTCTCCTCCTGCCCTCTCAGAGTGGCAAGCACCAGGATGGGACACCCACTGGGGAAAAGGGCCTCTGATAGTgccttttttttgttgcaacattttTTATAGTGACAGCGCTCTAAGGCACTCTCCATAGCCACTGCCTTTTCTGGCTTCAACTTTCAGTCTCTCCCTTTCCAATTCTGTTACATCCCTCCAGGCAGACCCTCTCCTCCATCAGACAGCACTCCCAGTGAGGGGCACCTCAGTGAAATGCTGGCCATGGCCTCCAAGGTGACTAACAGGCCTGCCCTGTGCAGGGCCTGAAACCCCTGCACTTCCCTGTCCAGGTGTGGGCCAACAAACCTAGGGTACAGGAAAGGTCATCTGCCTCCCCCATGACCTTCAACCTGATCCCCACTGATTCACCATAGCAAAACACATGCATTTTAAATGTGCTGCATTTCTTGTTAACTTGCCACTTTTCTGGATCACGACAGCATTGTGTACCTTCAAACCTTCGGTGATTGTTATAGTCCTCCGAGCAGGGCACCTCGATGAACCTGCCAGGCAGGACTTCGCTGCGGTAAGCCAGGACCTCAGTGACACCATCATCATGCTCCAGACTGCACCAAAGCAGGAACACAGTGAGCATGGCACAGGCTCCCAGAACGGTGGCTCTCAGCCACTTCCTCCACATTTCCTGTGGTGTCCAGGTTCTCTTCATGCTgagaacaaaaaacacaatcaTGATCACCCACATGCACTTGTATGTGCTGAAAAGGCAGACCGTGATGACCAGAGGCCACATCCACAGTTCATTACAGCCTTGACCTGTCCCTACACTAATCGTTGTCAGAGCTACTGTCAACCAATACAGAGGCACCTGCCAGGTAGGGAGGATGTGCCTCCCACCATGGACTAGGCAGGGCTCACTGCCCCTTGCAGGCAACAGGAAGAGCTGCCCATGGACAACCAGTTTGGGGAGTCCTACCAGTCCATGGTGCTGTTCACCTTGCCTACATCTGGAAATGATCTCCCTATGCCACATGTGTGCCCCAGTGTGCATGCACACCCATACACACAACCCTAACTAAGGTGAGTCAAACCCACGTAACTAAACTGTAAgccagtcagaaagagaaaacaagcacAACAGAAATTATCTGTAAGCAAGACATTTTCTGTACAAGTTGGGGACCATGAGTGGCTCACTGTCCATGCTAAAgttgcatgtgtgtctgtgtttctgtagtacatatgcatgcacatgtttgtgtctgtgtatatTCATGTGTGTTTGCATATGTGTGTAACTGAGCAGCTGTGTGCTCTGTTTTCTAGGAAAGGCTTGGTGGTCACAGAGCTAGATGAACTggcaggaaatgagaaaaaaagataagggcATCCCTTCACAGAAGTGCGGGTaccttatttcttcaaatacatataattaattCCTAGAAAGCAGGACACTTGTGTAAGGTCGGTgaatagagggatggtcacgtggggaacccaggcccacgaactttggctaggaccacccacagccaagcgcaccaaaagaaacttcctaggagtccttggaaaaaagcgactgactgtcagccagtaagatttctctGACCCCTTTTTAAATATACCCACGCGGTCTCTCCGTgtgcgattttcctgacctccatcttaaCAGGCCAGTGAATCTCGTCCGAGGAACGCTCTGtgctgaataaagccttttgaacttaccacacttggtggctccaagacctgttccttccttctcggcggggaaaaataccttacaacttGCCTTCTAATTTTATAGTCCCTCAAACCTCACACTGCTAAATCAATAGTTCCAATCAAATAAACCCTAAGGTGGGCACAGCACAGTCAGCACATTGGGTGGATACATGATCATTTTAAACGGATTTTTAGACACCTGGGAGATTTGCCTAGCCCACAAAGACCCACCACTCACAGAACTGTGCAGTCCAGCTTTCAACCTACTCAGCCTCCATTGAGTAGACTGGATGGACACCTGACTACAAGTGAGCCTATCACTTCTCTTCCCCAAGAATTCGGATtggacagagagagcaagctcttagCAGCAGGTGGCTGAAACTCTAACCTGCAGATGCAGACAGAGCTGTTGGCCACATATTCTGAGACAGCCTGGATGCTGAGACAGAAAAGGACAGCGGGGAGTGGGAGGcggagagggaggaaaaagtgAAGAAACAGCCTCTCGGGCCAGATCTGGATGCAACACTCCCCCTCGTAGTCTCCTCAAAATAAGCATCTCTGTTTGAAGCAAGCTGCCAAAATAGGAGTCTGTTTTCTCAGGTCTGGGAACAAGACCCACGGCCCACGAGGCAAGCGCGGTGATTTGTCCTGAGGTGATTAAAATGCACCTTAGCCCCGAAAGCTTGAGGCAGAATCCCCTCGAAGGCAACGTGATCAGATGGTCACTTATTCATCGGGCCATCAAACAGGGAGCCCTCATGTTCACAGAACACAGGGACCAAACGATGGGAACCTGGAGCCCTCTGTACACACGGGGTTGGCGGGAGTCAGGGCGGGGAGACTCCCTTCTACCTCATGATCCCCTGCTTAAGCCACCTGAGCCCCGGCTGGCCACGTGGACTCAGGTGGCCAGCGGGTGCGGGAACCTGCAGGCCCCACCTACCAGACAGCCAAGCCTCCTGCCGGAGGCCACGCCCATACCCGAACAGACCCCACCCACACGATAGCGACACTCGGGCCACACCCACGTCCCGGCCGACAGCCTCCGAGTCCGTGCATCCCGCTGTCTTCCTTCTGTTTGCGCTGTCTGGTACCTGCTTGGGCGCCTGCGCTCGGCTACCCCGCTGCCCTCGGGCGTTTTGGGTGCGCCCCTCCGCTGCGGCGCCATCGGGCCAGCTAGCCAAGGAGCCGGGTCGAACGCAGGAGCCACTGGAGCTCGGACGACCGCCGCGAGAGATAGCGTGACGCTGACGCGGCCAGAGACGTGGCACGACACGCTCGGCCTTCGATTCCAGGGCTGGCGGCCAGACCCGAGCAATCGCAGGCCGAGCGCTGCAGAATGAATGCGCTCCCCCACCTCCCGCCCAAGGTCCTCTGCTGTCTCCGCCGAGCTCCCAGCCGCCTCCTGAAGTGCGTCTTCACCCCGCCGAGTCTGCCTAGGGGTCCGCATACCCCGGGGTTCTTGCCACGCCCAAGAGTGCTGGCACGTGGTGCTCTGTAGTGTCCGCAGGCCCCTTGCTTCGTGTACGCTCCGGATTCCTTAGAGCCTGCAGGGCGGCGAGCGGCCGTCCAAATGCGTCCGAGTCTGAAGAAGCCAAGTTAGCAGCGAGGTTCTTTCCTAAGTCTGAAGGAGGTGAGTAATGCACTGAAGGGGGTCGGGGGATGTAGAACACATTCTAGAATCCACTGGACTAAAAATGTGTTCTGTCCCGCAGACCTGAAACTGAGGAACTCGAGTGCCCTCCGAGGCCACTCAGGGCCCGCGGTCTCCCACGCGGGAGCAGCGACCACGGCAGACCTACTTGTGGTCTGATAAAGATCAGTGACAACTGACCCACGTCTCTGGAGTCATCTCCTTTCCGTAGACCTCTTGCAGGAGGGGATCAAAGCAAAGGAGTTAGCGCTCACAGTAGGGTGGAACTGGTTCTCTGGTTCTGCTGCTTTGTGTTTTGGCAGGACCTTAGGCTGCAAAGGACTGACTGACGGATCTGTTGCAGGTGAAGTGTCTCTGCTCTTGTCACCCCAGAGTTATGGGAGTAACAGCATTGCTGTCTGTCTGCATATGAGGCGCACGCACGACCAGTGCAGATTTCTCAGCTCGGACGTGTCTCTTTTGAATCTATTCCTTGGAAAATAGATTTGGTTCGTAAGGTTTTAAAATAGTTCAGCTTTAAAAGCATTGCAGTTTTTCAGAATGCTTTTTCTTGAAACTCATCCACCCCTCAGCTAGTAACAAGtagctgccttaagaattttgtCATTGCCCAGGCcaggtagtttagttggttagactGTGCAgcctcccaatatgccaaggttgcaggttcgatccctggtcaaatcaatgtttctcctccccctttcccttccactctttctaaaatcagttaaaatttttttgaaaagaattttttcaTTGAGATTGTCTTcaatataatgttttttaaaaaatcaggtggaTTGGTTTCTGCGTgcaactgttttaatttttttttgtatttttttttttttttttttgtatttttctgaagctggaaacagggagagacagtcagacagactcctgcatgcgccccaccgggatccacccggcctgcagtgggcgatgctctgcctctccagggcgtcgctctgttgcaaccagagccactctagcgcctggggcagaggccaaggagccatccccagctcccgggctatctttgctccaatggagcctccctgcgggaggggaagagagagacagagaggaaggagagggggaggggtggagaagcagatgggcgcttctcctgtgtgccctggccgggaatcgaacccaggacttctgcacgccaggccgacgctctaccagtgagccaaccggccagggcctgcgtgCAACTGTTTTAGCTTCCCTGCTGTTGTATAAACATTAAGGTCAAGTTGATGAACCTTTGTGGAGAGGAAGTAGTTTGAGTTATGAACAGTATCTATGACCAATATAcccagattctttttctttttcccattaatCCTTTGTGCTTTTATAACAGATGGGGAAAAATAAGATTTCACTGTTTCCCAGCTGGTTAACTGTCATCCAGACACTCCCTTCACTTCAACATAACACAGTCAACACAGATACACCAGTGGCTCATTTGTGTTTCAAATCATTAAtggcctattttaattttttgccttctttttaaattcaggTATTGTCTACATATGGtgttatacaagtttcaggtgaaACATAGTTATTCGACATGTCAGTGGCCTATTTTAGATCCTTGACAGTTTTTTCTGACCTAgatgaaatgttttttcttcctccataCCAGCAAGCTGACTTCAGTctagaaatgtaaatatttttaatgctatccaaagtaaaataaaatcaagggTAAACTTTCTACAGAAATGTATTGTGGGCCTGAAACAATGTTTGAAGATATCTGCCTGCCTGTTTTCAATGGCATAGGGCAGATAGTTTAAGAGGGTCTTTTAAATAGGAAATTATCTTGCAGCCACTTGTGTTACAATAGGTCAGAGCCTTCTTATAAGGAAACCAGTGCTGTTCAACTTTAGAGGCAAATCACACTTAAATGCAGCAGTCCTTGTGCATAAACATGGAATAGATGTCTTAAAGACAACTTGATTTGTGTCATGGTGGTGGTATGTTTCCTCCTAGCTGATATCAAACTGACACAGAAAGCAGAAGCCTCTGCCCACTCACAGCTGAATTTCTCTACCAGGAAGAAGTGTCCAGACAAGAGATTTTTGTTGTGTGACTTCACAAAAAGTAGTGAGATGTCAGGCCCCTCACCATTTAAGATGCGATTTGTTCATCTGGACCTTAAGGGAGCCCCGCCAAAAGTCTCATACTTCTCGGAGGTAGGAGCTCCCTTTTACCTTGAGGTAACCACTTTGGGTTTGGTCTTTAGAGTTGTAAAGTAACCTGTAGAAATGTGTGCGTAGAACTCAGCCATGGGTCTGGCTTGGTCACAGTGGTGGCAGcagtggagattttttttttttttgacagagacagagagagagtcagagagagagggatagacagggacagacaggaagggagagagatgagaaggatcgattttttttttcattgtggcacttaggttgttcattgattgctttctcatatgtgccttgactgcaggccttcagcagaccgagtaaccccttgctcaagccagtgaccttgggtccaagatggtgagctttgctcaaaccagatgaacccatgctggcaaccttggggtctcgaacccgtgtcctccgcatcctagtccgacgctctatccactgtgccaccgcctagtcaggcaacagTGGAGATTTTTTAATATCCTCTCACAAAACAGAGCAACCAGGACAGCAAAAGGAAAAACAGGACAGAGAACCCCCAACTTCTTCATTGTGGACTGAATGTGTCCCGCAAAATGTATTCGAATACTGGCCCTCATACTTGTGAAGGGGACCTGATTTGGAAACAAGGTCTTGTAGACATCATTGACATGAGGGGAGCGTATGCAAGTTTTCGTAATTTAT
This genomic interval carries:
- the OGFOD3 gene encoding 2-oxoglutarate and iron-dependent oxygenase domain-containing protein 3; translated protein: MRTPRQTRRGEDALQEAAGSSAETAEDLGREVGERIHSAALGLRLLGSGRQPWNRRPSVSCHVSGRVSVTLSLAAVVRAPVAPAFDPAPWLAGPMAPQRRGAPKTPEGSGVAERRRPSSMKRTWTPQEMWRKWLRATVLGACAMLTVFLLWCSLEHDDGVTEVLAYRSEVLPGRFIEVPCSEDYNNHRRFEGCSPTKCGRCITDTVITRNEAQRIRSIAEKGLSLGGSDGGASILDLHSGALSVGKHFVNLYRYFGDKIENIFSEEDFQLYRDVRQKVQLAIAQAFGISASSLHLTKPTFFSRINSTEARTAHDEYWHTHVDKVTYGSFDYTSLLYLSDYLDDFGGGRFVFMEEGANKTVEPRAGRVSFFTSGSENLHRVEKVRWGTRYAVTIAFTCNPDHSIADPAFT